The candidate division TA06 bacterium genome has a window encoding:
- the dnaN gene encoding DNA polymerase III subunit beta, whose translation MKISINQDKIFSSLQSIIGVVPTKSTFPVLANVLLEATKDKIKFSATDLEVAIVTETEAKITNPGAITIPARQFFEIIKQLPSLPLDIEVNENKIAIKCDKSRFNLIGIPKDEFPKIPEIKKDKQIKLLASLLQSAIKKTLFAAANDSSRPALCGVLFQVNGDKLRVVTTDGRRLALMESRISPVSQKSELLIPPKGLNLVNKMIGSSDQEIIVKFDENYSQFILGNTQLFARHIEGVYPEYDKFIPWSNDRIVTVNTEIFAAGVRRVAVFSDTFTSMIKLNIMADSLDLSSRTADIGEAFESLAAKYGGEEMEIGYNANYLLDIIKNVESDELNIYLSAPLAAAIVRPSQEKDDNKLVYLIMPIRLPE comes from the coding sequence ATGAAAATTTCCATCAATCAGGACAAAATATTTTCCAGTCTCCAAAGCATAATCGGAGTGGTTCCCACCAAAAGCACCTTTCCGGTTTTGGCCAATGTGCTTTTAGAGGCTACCAAGGACAAGATAAAATTCTCGGCCACAGATCTGGAAGTGGCCATTGTCACCGAGACCGAGGCCAAGATAACCAACCCCGGGGCCATCACCATCCCGGCCCGCCAGTTCTTTGAAATTATAAAACAGCTTCCTTCTTTGCCTCTGGATATAGAAGTCAACGAGAACAAGATCGCCATCAAGTGCGACAAAAGCCGCTTTAACCTGATCGGCATTCCCAAGGACGAATTTCCCAAGATCCCGGAGATCAAAAAAGACAAGCAGATCAAGCTTCTGGCTTCCCTGCTGCAAAGCGCCATCAAGAAGACTCTATTTGCCGCGGCTAACGACAGTTCCCGTCCGGCCTTGTGCGGAGTGCTGTTCCAGGTCAATGGCGACAAGCTGCGGGTGGTGACTACCGATGGCCGGCGCCTGGCCCTGATGGAAAGCCGGATCTCCCCGGTCTCGCAGAAAAGCGAACTGTTGATCCCGCCCAAAGGGCTGAACCTAGTCAACAAGATGATAGGATCAAGCGATCAGGAAATAATTGTAAAGTTTGACGAAAATTATTCCCAGTTCATACTAGGCAACACCCAGTTGTTCGCCCGCCACATCGAAGGAGTCTATCCGGAATATGACAAGTTCATACCCTGGAGCAACGACAGGATCGTCACCGTGAATACTGAGATTTTTGCGGCCGGGGTGCGCCGGGTAGCTGTTTTTTCAGACACCTTCACCAGCATGATTAAACTGAATATCATGGCCGACTCCCTTGATCTGTCCAGCCGCACTGCGGACATTGGCGAGGCGTTTGAAAGCCTGGCGGCTAAATATGGCGGAGAGGAAATGGAGATCGGGTACAATGCCAACTACCTTTTGGACATAATAAAGAATGTCGAGTCCGACGAGCTGAACATTTAT